The genomic DNA CCTTAATACTGCTAACATGAAATTACACTCCAAATCAAATGCTCAGCGAGGCTTCTCGCTGCCGGAAGTGTTGATCGCCGTTGGCGTTTTCTCGACCCTGATCGCGATTTCCAGCACCTTCTTCATCGACTCCTACCGAACTCTTTTCAAGAGCCAAACCGCACTGGAGGCCAACCGCTCTTCACGCTCTTTTCTGGACTTCCTTTCCCAAGACGGCATGGAGGCGGATTCCTTCGTGATCTATCCAGCCTATTCCAATAAAGTCTCCGAAGGTGACCGCGTCGTGAGCGGCAAGTCCGGCGATTTTCTGATACTGGCGGAAACCGATATCGGCGTGCTCGGCACCGAATACCACCGCCTCGTAGGCTACTATGTCTCCGAACGCGAGGAGGATGAATACGATGATATTCTGGTCTTCGAATACGATGTAGCCGATGCAGACATCTCCAAACCGCTGGAGAGCCTCGTCGCCAAAGCGATCAACAATTCCAAAGACCGCCTGGTCTTCGCGCAAGTTAAGCGCATCGGCGGGGACGGCATGTTTATCAACGTCGACTCCGGCAATGTTTTTTCATTTCACGCAATCCGCGTCCGCTTTCCCGAGCAGGCGCAACCTTCAAAAATTCTTCACACGACCATTAACGTACGCTCCTGACCATGAGACTATCGACACAGCCATCGCGTCGCGGATCCGCCATCCTCGTCGTGCTGATTTTATCCACCGCCATCGCTGTCATTGCCGGCACGGTGTTAAATTCCACCCTCACGGAAAAACGCATGAACCTGCGTAATTCCCTGCGCACAGAAGCTTTGCGCGCAGCCGAAGTGGGCCTCGAACTCGCCTTCGCGGAATACGTCAACGACGTCGAGACTAACAGCGGCCTTTATGCGGCAGCCATCGCCAATCCCAAGCAGGAGATCACCTTGTCCAGCCGCGGCAAAAACATGGTGGTGCGCAACAACATCAAGAGCATCGAAATCCGCTCCGAGTTCGTGCCGCTGCCAGTGCGCCGCTTCATCGACGGCAAAGATCCGGCCAATGACGACGACCCGCTCAAAAACAAATATGTCATTGAAACCAACATCAACCTTTACGCCAAAGTTGTCGCCGAGCGCAGCGGCCAGGATGTGGAGGTTTTCCTCGCCAAGACCATGGCCATCCGGGACGCCCCGCTGTTCTCGCACGCCATTTTCTTCAATGACGACCTGCTCTTTCACCGTAATTTCGACATCGTCGGTGACGTCCACACCAATGGCGACCTCGAGCTGGACACGCACAACGGCGACAACCCGCTCAAGCTCGGCAATATGACCACCGCCGTAGGCGACCTTTACCGCCTGACCACCGTCGACTCCTCCAACATGGGCAACCGCCTTTCCACGGGCGATAACCGCATCAACCTCAAAGGCAAGCTCGACCTGGACAACATGAATTATCACTCGGGCGGCACCGTTTACAGCAATGGCATCCTCGTGAACAAAGGTGTCGACTCCCGAATGAATAATTGGATGGAGGTCTCGCAATCCATGTTTAATGGCTCACTGATGGACGCATCCTACGGAGTCCCGGTCTTTAAGCCAGTCGGCGCTGAAGACGCCCAAAAGGATAATATCTACACACCCGGCGTGAATGAGATGAACAACAGCGGCTATTCGCTGATCGAGCCACTACTCCCCACTGGCCACTCTGCGATTAAAAACGATGCCATCCGCGAAGGTAAAATGGCGGCCAAGGCCGGCCTGCTGCTGCGCCTCGAAGCCAACCAAACCTGGACTCCACGTGACCAATATGGCAACTACACCACCAATCCGAACAAGATCGTAAATGACAACGAATACTTCGTGGTTAAGGGCTACAAATATAAAACCCGCGTTGGTTCCGGCACCCCGCAATTAGAAGCCGTCCCCCTGCCCGATCGTCTGATCGGCGTCGCCAACCCCAACATCACCTCGGTCAACTCCGGCCAGCCCTATGCAGAGAAGTTTAAAGAGGAGTCAGCCTCCGGCAAGCGCAACGGCCACAGCTACAGCAGCAAAATCACCGGTGGTCTCGAAGACACCCGCACCGGCCGCAGCATGGACCTCGTCACCATGGATATTGCCCGCCTCAAGGAAGTGCTGGAGAAAGACGTTAGCTCACTCGACTCATCCGCTAAAGACTTTCGCAACAGCTTCAATACAAACAGCGATTGGAACGGCGTCGTTTATGTGGAGTTCCCGACCTCGACCAAAGTCGACACGAGCGCTTCGGCTAACACCACCGACATCAGCAGCAAGCCTTTCCAATACGGATCGGCCGAGAAAGACATCCCCGAGCTGGCCAGCCAATACAGCACCGAAAGCTGGAAGCACACGCCCAAGCCGCGCACGGATAACATCGTGCCTATCGCCGAAGAATTCCGCACCCTCAACACGTCCGACACCGGACTGGGCTTGCAGGTGATCAATGGCGGAAAGCTGCCCAGTGTCGGCGCGAACGAAGGCCTCACCATTGCCACCAATACCTCCATGTATGTGGTCGATCATTTTAATTCCGATGGCAACTTTAAGACCGGCACCGGCCTGAGTAAGAACGACGGCAGCAACGCCGATGCCGACTCCGGCCATGGCGAAGTGCCTGCCGCTCTGATGGCCGACTCCGTTACCTTGCTCAGTGGAGCCTGGGCCGACAACCGCCAATACAGCCACATGGGCTACGGCAGCCAGTCCAGCACCCGCAAGGCCAATGAGCCGCTGGAGGTTTCTGCCTGCATCGCCTCGGCCGACTACTCTGTCTATGAGTTTTTCGTCCGCTCATTGGAGAACTGGCAGCACCTGCTTAGCCATTCCGATGTGGGTGGCCTCGGCCACAAAAACCCCATTGTCGTCAAGGGTTCGCTAGTCTCATTTTGGGATTCGGAAATCCCGCTGATGAAGAATGTCTATGGCCGCGACAAGACAAAGCCCGTCGATAAATATTGGAACGAATTTGCCTCGCACGCCTTCACCACGCCGCGCTTCCACCAATTCCTAGCCGACGGCCGCTTCCCTCCCGGCACCCCGACTGCGCGCTTCTATGACTTGCGCGAATACGATGTCATGCACCCCGCTGACAAGACAGATGTCACGCTGCTCTCCGGCGTCGGCTTCAAAATGAATTAATCCGGAAATGCTGCGAAAAACGCTTCTCCTACTCTCGGCGTGTCTGCTCGCGCCTGGCTTGCAGGCACAGGACCAGATAGAGCTTCCTTTTCCGGAAGCCTCGACCTTCGTCTTGCCGAAAAACCCGGACCTGTATTTCACCCAAAAAGTCATTACCGTGGAGGATGAGTTTGGCGCGCCGCTGAACTTTTTCCTGCTCAGCTCGGCCGACTTCACCATTGAAACGCCGCCGACCGAAGACTGGTCCGTTCGCTCAGAGGACAAAGATCACTCCGCCGTGTTCAGCCACCGTTTGGTCGATACGGTGAAGATGACCTTCGATTGCTATCGCACCGAGACCCTGCCCGAGCTAACCCCGGACTTGCTTCAAAGTAAGATCAATCAGGAGGCCTTTCTCCTGGTCAAGCAGGGGTTCAACCGCTTTCAGGTTGAAGCCGAGGAAGAGGATTTCACCGCCACAGTGCCCACTCGCAAACTACAGATGGCCGACGGCACCATCGTCGAGGTGGCCAAGCGCGGGCGCGTCAAACCGCTCCGCGTCGCAGACCAGTATCTCTACGATCTCATCGCGCAAAAAGTCGACTCGCAGGGCAACATTACCGAGCAACACATGATCCACGAAACCTTCTGCGTGCACCCGATGGGCTACACGCTGGTTTGCCGTGTCGAGGGCGACGTCCGCGCGACTGCCCTGACCAAGGGCTGGCTGCGGGATTTCCTGCGAAGCTCTCAGGAGAACGCCGCGCTTCTCCAAGCCTCAAGGAATTAAGCGAATCGGAACGCATTCTGCTCGTAGCTTTGGTGTTTGCCATCGGCGCGTCAGCCGGTAGTGTCAGCCCCCGCGCTTATGAGCCACAAAATTCTCCACATCAACGAGCCCACACCCGTTCCTCCCTACGAAGAACGCGGAAACATTCCAGACATCCGCAAGGCAGGCCTTGATCCCGACTTCTGGTATCCGCTCGCCCGCAGCCAGGATGTCAAACCCGGCAAAGCGCACGCCGTAACCTTTGCCGGCGAGCCCATTGCGCTCGTCCGCAGTAAGGAGGCTGGGCTGTTCGCCGTGGAGGACCGCTGCGCCCACCGCCAAGTGCCGCTCAGTGTCGGTGTGGTGGAAGATGGTGGCATCAAATGTGGCTACCACGGTTGGAAGTTTGACTGCACTGGCAGCTGCACCAGCGTCCCCTATCTGGACAAGTGCACGCTCCATCCCAACAGCATCAAGGCCTACCCGTGCAAGGAGCGCTACGGCCTCATTTTTGTGTTCCCGGGTGACCCGGCCAAGGCCGACTCCGTCCCCTTCCCCGAGACGCCGGCCGCCGAAGACCCGCGCTACAAAGTGCGCACGCTCGACCGGCGCATCGAGTGCCATTGGTCATTCATGCACGAGAACCTGATGGACATGAACCACCAGTTCCTGCACCGCAAGCTGATGGGCCAGATCAAGACCCTTTTCCTCGGCAAGCGCGAGGGCGACAACTGGGTCGAAGTCGACTATTCCTTTTACCGCAAGGGCGGCAAGCAGTCGCTCGGCGAAAAAGTCATGATTCAGCGCAGTGGCAAGGCCAAGGAAATCAAGGAAGCCGATGAGAAAGCCAAAGCTGAGGCTGAAGGCCTCAAGACCCGCGACATCATGACGATTCGCACCGAGTATCCCTACCAGCGCCTCAAGTTCTGGACCGCCGGCAGCAAGGAGCCCGCACTCGATTTGTGGAACCTGTATTACCCGGTCGACCGTGAGCAGCGCATCAACCAGACCTACGGCCTCATGTGCATCCAGCGCCCGGCCAAAGTCGGCTTCCTGCTGGATGTTTTCTGGCCGGCAATAATCTGGTTTACCAACGGCATCTTCAGCGAAGACAAGTGGATCTGTGAACTCGAGCAAGCCGCCTTCGACGCCCAAGGCGAAGA from Cerasicoccus sp. TK19100 includes the following:
- a CDS encoding pilus assembly PilX family protein, with amino-acid sequence MRLSTQPSRRGSAILVVLILSTAIAVIAGTVLNSTLTEKRMNLRNSLRTEALRAAEVGLELAFAEYVNDVETNSGLYAAAIANPKQEITLSSRGKNMVVRNNIKSIEIRSEFVPLPVRRFIDGKDPANDDDPLKNKYVIETNINLYAKVVAERSGQDVEVFLAKTMAIRDAPLFSHAIFFNDDLLFHRNFDIVGDVHTNGDLELDTHNGDNPLKLGNMTTAVGDLYRLTTVDSSNMGNRLSTGDNRINLKGKLDLDNMNYHSGGTVYSNGILVNKGVDSRMNNWMEVSQSMFNGSLMDASYGVPVFKPVGAEDAQKDNIYTPGVNEMNNSGYSLIEPLLPTGHSAIKNDAIREGKMAAKAGLLLRLEANQTWTPRDQYGNYTTNPNKIVNDNEYFVVKGYKYKTRVGSGTPQLEAVPLPDRLIGVANPNITSVNSGQPYAEKFKEESASGKRNGHSYSSKITGGLEDTRTGRSMDLVTMDIARLKEVLEKDVSSLDSSAKDFRNSFNTNSDWNGVVYVEFPTSTKVDTSASANTTDISSKPFQYGSAEKDIPELASQYSTESWKHTPKPRTDNIVPIAEEFRTLNTSDTGLGLQVINGGKLPSVGANEGLTIATNTSMYVVDHFNSDGNFKTGTGLSKNDGSNADADSGHGEVPAALMADSVTLLSGAWADNRQYSHMGYGSQSSTRKANEPLEVSACIASADYSVYEFFVRSLENWQHLLSHSDVGGLGHKNPIVVKGSLVSFWDSEIPLMKNVYGRDKTKPVDKYWNEFASHAFTTPRFHQFLADGRFPPGTPTARFYDLREYDVMHPADKTDVTLLSGVGFKMN
- a CDS encoding aromatic ring-hydroxylating oxygenase subunit alpha; translation: MSHKILHINEPTPVPPYEERGNIPDIRKAGLDPDFWYPLARSQDVKPGKAHAVTFAGEPIALVRSKEAGLFAVEDRCAHRQVPLSVGVVEDGGIKCGYHGWKFDCTGSCTSVPYLDKCTLHPNSIKAYPCKERYGLIFVFPGDPAKADSVPFPETPAAEDPRYKVRTLDRRIECHWSFMHENLMDMNHQFLHRKLMGQIKTLFLGKREGDNWVEVDYSFYRKGGKQSLGEKVMIQRSGKAKEIKEADEKAKAEAEGLKTRDIMTIRTEYPYQRLKFWTAGSKEPALDLWNLYYPVDREQRINQTYGLMCIQRPAKVGFLLDVFWPAIIWFTNGIFSEDKWICELEQAAFDAQGEDWNHEIFPAIQSVRRVITSNSVPIRTSWKGSKSSPEHVRARHEATEQKAAGGEG
- a CDS encoding PulJ/GspJ family protein, translated to MKLHSKSNAQRGFSLPEVLIAVGVFSTLIAISSTFFIDSYRTLFKSQTALEANRSSRSFLDFLSQDGMEADSFVIYPAYSNKVSEGDRVVSGKSGDFLILAETDIGVLGTEYHRLVGYYVSEREEDEYDDILVFEYDVADADISKPLESLVAKAINNSKDRLVFAQVKRIGGDGMFINVDSGNVFSFHAIRVRFPEQAQPSKILHTTINVRS